The Winogradskyella schleiferi genome has a window encoding:
- a CDS encoding DUF4295 domain-containing protein, which yields MAKKSVASLQTGSKRLTKAIKMVKSPKTGAYMFVESVMAPEFVNDFLNKK from the coding sequence ATGGCAAAGAAATCAGTAGCGTCTTTACAGACAGGATCAAAGCGTTTGACAAAAGCGATAAAAATGGTAAAATCACCTAAAACTGGAGCTTACATGTTTGTAGAATCAGTAATGGCACCAGAATTTGTCAATGACTTTTTAAACAAAAAATAA
- a CDS encoding RNA polymerase sigma factor produces the protein MNQSENSKKLNTFFNEEYTSLKNYVSSNLKASVNKDPEDIIQDVALKLFTGADRYSPINNVAGFVYRAIKNKLIDVMRASKRTKVEYESQNEAKLLEFASMIYDGQSNFYSEHLQQELKTAIINLKPNYRAIIIAIDFEGYTYKEVEQETGIPMGTLMSRRHRAISYLYKNLKSKQETNI, from the coding sequence ATGAACCAATCAGAAAACAGTAAAAAGTTAAACACATTTTTTAATGAGGAATATACTTCTCTTAAAAATTATGTGAGCTCAAATCTTAAAGCCAGTGTCAACAAAGACCCTGAGGATATAATTCAAGATGTAGCTTTAAAACTATTTACTGGTGCTGATCGGTATTCACCTATAAATAACGTCGCGGGTTTTGTATATCGCGCTATTAAAAATAAACTTATAGATGTGATGCGAGCATCCAAAAGAACCAAAGTTGAATATGAATCGCAGAACGAAGCTAAATTGTTGGAATTTGCGTCCATGATTTATGATGGTCAATCAAATTTTTATTCTGAACACTTACAGCAAGAATTAAAAACAGCAATCATTAACCTTAAACCTAATTATAGGGCTATTATAATCGCTATAGACTTTGAAGGTTACACCTACAAAGAGGTTGAACAAGAGACAGGAATTCCCATGGGTACCCTAATGTCTAGGAGACACAGAGCTATTTCATATTTGTATAAAAATCTAAAATCAAAACAAGAAACAAACATTTAA
- a CDS encoding dihydrolipoamide acetyltransferase family protein, with protein sequence MAKFELKLPKMGESVAEATITSWLKDVGDTIEADEAVLEIATDKVDSEVPSEVDGVLVEKLFDVDDVVQVGQTIAIIETEGGETTEVKAPEAEPEPQPEPIAEPEAPKAVADVAQTVVAAKTAVEPVVSTEDRFYSPLVKNIAKQEGISQSELDTIPGTGKDNRVTKNDIKAYLESRRSAPSPAQASTSQPETDETPKAEPVSATKDDDTKRLDAERRQSSIEAPKKEVDTEHSQSTEKSKSEKSVDKSAEKSKEKPIEVSNGDEIIEMTRMGKLISKYMVDSVQTSAHVQSFIEADVTNIWNWRKKVKNDFMKREGENLTFTPIFMEAVTKALKEFPMMNISVQGDKIIKKKAINVGMAAALPDGNLIVPVIKNADQLNLFGMAKRVNDLANRARTGQLSPDDIQGGTYTVTNVGTFGSIMGTPIINQPQVGILALGAIRKTPAVIEGPEGDYIGIRYKMYLSHSYDHRVVNGALGGQFVKAVKDYLEAWDSDREI encoded by the coding sequence ATGGCAAAGTTCGAACTTAAGTTACCTAAAATGGGTGAAAGTGTTGCAGAAGCAACCATAACCTCATGGCTTAAAGATGTTGGCGATACAATTGAAGCAGATGAAGCTGTTTTAGAAATTGCTACAGATAAAGTAGATAGCGAAGTACCGAGTGAAGTCGATGGCGTTTTAGTCGAAAAACTATTTGATGTTGATGATGTAGTACAAGTAGGGCAGACTATTGCCATAATTGAAACTGAAGGCGGAGAAACCACAGAAGTGAAAGCTCCTGAAGCAGAACCAGAACCACAACCAGAACCTATTGCTGAACCAGAAGCTCCTAAGGCCGTTGCTGATGTTGCACAAACTGTAGTGGCAGCAAAAACAGCGGTTGAACCAGTGGTGTCTACAGAAGATCGGTTTTATTCTCCTTTGGTTAAAAACATAGCGAAACAAGAAGGTATTTCCCAATCCGAATTAGACACTATTCCAGGAACAGGAAAAGACAATCGTGTCACTAAAAACGATATTAAAGCCTATTTAGAATCGCGTAGGTCTGCACCAAGTCCTGCTCAAGCATCTACTTCTCAGCCTGAAACGGATGAAACACCTAAGGCAGAACCTGTTTCAGCTACGAAAGATGATGACACAAAGCGTTTGGATGCTGAGCGTAGACAAAGTTCAATTGAAGCTCCTAAGAAAGAAGTGGACACCGAGCATAGTCAAAGTACAGAAAAATCTAAATCAGAAAAATCAGTAGATAAATCAGCCGAGAAATCTAAAGAAAAACCAATTGAAGTTTCAAATGGTGACGAGATTATAGAAATGACCAGAATGGGGAAACTCATTTCAAAATATATGGTAGACTCGGTGCAAACGTCTGCCCATGTGCAATCGTTTATTGAGGCTGATGTAACCAACATCTGGAACTGGAGAAAGAAAGTAAAAAACGACTTTATGAAGCGGGAAGGTGAAAATCTAACCTTCACTCCAATCTTTATGGAAGCTGTAACAAAGGCTTTAAAAGAATTCCCAATGATGAATATTTCCGTTCAAGGCGATAAAATCATTAAAAAGAAAGCCATAAATGTTGGAATGGCAGCTGCTTTACCAGACGGTAATTTAATTGTACCAGTCATTAAAAATGCTGACCAGTTAAATTTATTTGGGATGGCAAAACGTGTTAACGATTTAGCCAATAGAGCACGAACCGGACAATTAAGTCCAGATGATATACAAGGAGGCACTTACACCGTAACCAATGTTGGTACTTTCGGTAGTATCATGGGAACACCAATCATTAATCAACCACAGGTTGGTATTTTAGCATTAGGTGCTATTAGAAAAACGCCTGCAGTGATTGAAGGGCCAGAAGGTGATTACATTGGCATCCGTTATAAAATGTATTTATCCCATTCTTACGACCATAGAGTGGTTAATGGTGCTCTCGGTGGACAGTTTGTAAAAGCGGTCAAGGATTATTTGGAAGCTTGGGATTCTGATCGGGAAATTTAA
- a CDS encoding peroxiredoxin, with translation MSTIRLGDEAPNFTAQSTEGEINFHEWLGESWGILFSHPADYTPVCTTELGTVAKYKTEFDKRNVKVVALSVDGLVSHKGWVKDINETQNTEVNFPIIADEDRKVAELYDMIHPNADSKLTVRSLFVIDPDKKVKLTITYPASTGRNFDELLRVIDSLQLTAYHKVATPANWNTGDDCVIVPSVANEDIPGLFPKGHTEVKPYLRMTPQPNLK, from the coding sequence ATGAGCACGATTAGACTAGGTGATGAAGCACCTAATTTTACAGCACAATCCACAGAAGGCGAAATTAATTTTCATGAATGGCTTGGTGAAAGTTGGGGAATTCTATTTTCCCATCCTGCAGATTATACGCCAGTTTGCACAACTGAGTTAGGAACCGTAGCCAAATATAAAACTGAATTTGACAAAAGAAACGTTAAAGTAGTTGCACTAAGTGTAGATGGTTTGGTATCACATAAAGGCTGGGTAAAGGATATTAATGAAACACAAAACACTGAGGTAAACTTTCCTATAATTGCAGATGAAGATAGAAAAGTAGCTGAATTATATGATATGATTCATCCCAATGCTGACAGTAAACTTACGGTGAGATCTTTGTTTGTTATAGATCCAGATAAAAAGGTAAAATTGACCATTACGTATCCTGCATCAACTGGACGGAATTTTGACGAATTATTGAGAGTCATAGATTCTTTGCAATTAACTGCATATCATAAAGTCGCGACACCTGCGAATTGGAATACCGGAGATGACTGTGTTATAGTACCATCTGTTGCGAATGAAGACATTCCTGGTTTGTTCCCAAAAGGACATACCGAAGTTAAGCCTTATTTAAGGATGACACCACAACCAAACCTGAAATAA
- a CDS encoding DUF6090 family protein, whose translation MLLKKQIGKYLIYAFGEILLVMIGILLALKVNNLNEARIAKVEEKSILIQIKKDLTQEQQAFDFLIGSHNHSKIYFDKVKNNSIPTSSLDSLFYKLNIYQGFEPRNAGYIGLKSSNKIKSISSDSLRSAIIRYYENGLGTLTTNAKWEENFVLNYIEKYLIENNVPINEDFIIQDTTFITDELNKKKLNTLINYKIAAHKYLISITSSIRNRNISIVEKINNELVAF comes from the coding sequence ATGTTATTAAAAAAACAGATTGGGAAATACTTGATATATGCCTTTGGTGAAATACTTTTAGTTATGATAGGTATACTATTAGCTCTAAAAGTAAATAATCTTAATGAAGCTCGCATAGCTAAAGTAGAAGAAAAAAGTATCCTTATACAAATCAAAAAAGATTTAACACAAGAACAACAAGCTTTTGATTTTTTAATAGGTTCTCATAATCACTCCAAGATTTACTTTGATAAGGTGAAAAATAATAGTATTCCTACATCCAGCTTGGATTCGCTGTTTTATAAATTAAATATATACCAAGGTTTTGAACCCAGAAATGCTGGTTATATAGGTTTAAAATCTAGTAATAAAATAAAATCCATATCTAGTGACTCGCTAAGATCTGCTATTATTAGATATTATGAAAATGGTTTAGGCACTTTAACTACCAATGCTAAATGGGAAGAAAATTTTGTTCTGAATTATATCGAAAAATATCTCATTGAGAATAATGTCCCTATAAACGAAGATTTTATAATACAAGACACAACCTTTATTACAGATGAGTTAAATAAAAAAAAATTGAATACTTTAATTAATTATAAAATAGCAGCACATAAATATTTAATTTCTATAACTAGTTCAATTAGAAATAGAAATATATCAATAGTCGAAAAAATTAATAATGAGCTAGTCGCATTTTAA
- a CDS encoding NADH:flavin oxidoreductase encodes MLAPLTNRQSYEDGQLSEDEFRWLTMRAKGRFGLVMTCASHVQEIGKGFPGQLGIFSDNLTEGHTKLAKAIKAEGSLAVIQLHHAGMRSPKDVIGEKAVCPSDSEKHNARALSLKEVKELKNDFIAAAVRAKRCGYDGVEVHGAHGYILTQFLSSEINKRTDDYGGSLENRSRLLFEIVDGIRNQCGLEFLLGVRLSPERFGMKLSEIKLISQQLIDSNQIDFLDISLWDCFKRPEEYPESELSLLEHILQLDYKNVKLTVAGKIETAKQVQKVLDLGVDFVTIGRSAILHHDFPLKVMNHPNFTPIETPVTESYLKNEGLSDTFITYMRRWDGFVEESN; translated from the coding sequence ATGCTAGCACCATTAACCAACCGACAAAGCTATGAGGATGGGCAACTTTCCGAGGATGAATTTCGTTGGTTGACAATGCGTGCCAAAGGGCGATTTGGCTTAGTGATGACCTGTGCTTCACATGTGCAAGAAATAGGTAAAGGTTTTCCAGGACAGTTAGGCATATTTTCGGATAATTTGACTGAAGGCCATACCAAACTTGCCAAAGCCATTAAAGCTGAAGGTAGTTTAGCCGTAATACAATTGCATCATGCAGGTATGCGATCTCCTAAAGATGTTATTGGTGAAAAAGCCGTTTGTCCTTCTGACAGCGAAAAACATAATGCCAGAGCTTTAAGTCTAAAAGAAGTAAAAGAGCTAAAAAATGATTTTATAGCTGCAGCCGTAAGAGCTAAGCGTTGTGGTTACGATGGCGTAGAAGTTCATGGTGCTCATGGTTATATTTTAACGCAATTTTTAAGTTCAGAGATCAATAAACGAACCGATGATTATGGAGGCTCTCTTGAAAATCGCTCAAGATTATTATTTGAAATTGTAGATGGAATTAGAAACCAATGTGGTCTGGAATTTTTATTGGGTGTTAGATTATCACCGGAAAGATTTGGCATGAAACTATCTGAAATAAAATTGATTTCGCAACAACTGATTGATAGTAATCAAATTGATTTTTTAGATATATCGCTTTGGGATTGTTTTAAAAGGCCAGAAGAATATCCTGAAAGTGAACTTAGCCTATTAGAACATATTCTACAACTCGATTATAAAAATGTAAAACTTACTGTGGCTGGTAAAATAGAAACTGCTAAGCAGGTCCAAAAAGTATTAGATTTAGGAGTTGACTTTGTTACCATCGGTCGTTCAGCAATTCTACATCATGATTTCCCCTTGAAAGTTATGAACCACCCTAATTTTACGCCTATTGAAACGCCTGTAACTGAATCCTATTTGAAAAACGAAGGCTTAAGTGATACGTTTATCACTTATATGCGACGTTGGGATGGTTTTGTTGAGGAGAGCAACTAG
- a CDS encoding glycosyltransferase family 2 protein: MKLSVIILNYNVRYFLELCLKSVQEAIVNIDAEIIVIDNNSQDDSCAMVKQLFPTVKLIENNENSGFSNGNNIGVAHAKGDYLCILNPDTVVAEDTFTKLIQYADSKENLGIIGCQLIDGKGQFLPESKRNVPTPKVSLMKMLGRTKGYYANDVQIESKGKVDILVGAFMWLKKDVYEAVGGFDEAYFMYGEDIDLSYKVVKAGYDNYYYGDTTIIHFKGESTLKDAKYAKRFYGAMQIFYKKHFKQNLFFNVIVWLGIKLAYVMSKSPETLETTTKRSYVYSKTRDQSLEKQLPKPVEFLDSLEDKIETHSMVVYDFNMLNTTTVIRDMKQKSKQENIVFRFLPKNSKFIIGSDSALNRGKVLHF, encoded by the coding sequence TTGAAGTTATCTGTCATCATATTAAATTATAATGTGCGCTACTTTTTGGAATTATGTCTGAAAAGCGTTCAAGAAGCCATTGTCAATATCGATGCCGAAATAATTGTGATAGATAACAATTCTCAAGACGATAGTTGCGCTATGGTAAAGCAACTATTTCCTACTGTAAAACTTATAGAAAACAACGAAAATTCAGGGTTTTCGAACGGTAATAACATTGGTGTTGCTCACGCTAAAGGCGACTATCTTTGTATTCTAAATCCAGATACGGTTGTCGCTGAGGATACATTTACTAAACTTATCCAGTATGCGGATTCAAAAGAGAATCTTGGTATTATTGGTTGTCAACTCATTGATGGAAAAGGTCAATTTCTTCCAGAAAGTAAACGAAATGTGCCAACGCCAAAAGTGTCTTTAATGAAAATGTTGGGAAGAACTAAGGGTTACTACGCAAACGATGTTCAAATTGAAAGTAAGGGTAAAGTTGATATTTTAGTGGGCGCATTTATGTGGCTCAAAAAAGACGTATATGAAGCTGTTGGAGGTTTTGATGAAGCTTATTTCATGTATGGAGAAGATATCGATTTATCGTATAAGGTTGTAAAAGCTGGCTACGATAATTATTATTATGGCGACACAACCATTATACATTTTAAAGGGGAAAGCACACTCAAAGATGCGAAATACGCCAAACGCTTTTATGGAGCGATGCAAATTTTTTACAAAAAGCATTTCAAACAAAATCTGTTTTTTAATGTCATCGTTTGGCTAGGAATTAAATTGGCATATGTGATGAGTAAGTCTCCAGAGACATTGGAAACAACAACGAAAAGATCATATGTATATTCTAAAACTCGAGACCAATCTTTAGAAAAACAATTACCAAAACCAGTAGAGTTTTTAGATTCACTAGAAGATAAAATTGAAACTCATAGTATGGTGGTTTACGATTTTAATATGCTGAACACTACGACCGTGATCCGTGACATGAAACAGAAATCGAAACAAGAAAATATTGTTTTTAGATTTCTACCAAAAAACAGTAAATTTATCATCGGAAGTGATAGCGCTCTCAATAGAGGTAAAGTATTACATTTCTAA
- a CDS encoding 3'-5' exonuclease has translation MQLNLAKPICFFDLETTGVNISKDRIVEISILKVHPNGKEEAKTWVVNPEMPIPAEVTAIHGISDADVADKPTFKELSKEIYNLIKDSDLGGFNSNRFDIPLLAEEMLRAEVDFDMKNTQSVDVQTIFHKMEQRTLVAAYKFYCDKDLSDAHSAEADTKATYEVLKAQLDRYEDLENDTKFLAEFSSRKKFADFAGFLVFNKEGEECFSFGKHKGKRVVDVLDKEPGYFGWLLNADFPLYTKKVLTAIKLRQFNNKLS, from the coding sequence ATGCAACTTAATCTCGCAAAACCCATCTGTTTTTTCGATCTGGAAACCACAGGTGTCAACATTTCAAAAGACAGAATCGTAGAAATTTCAATCCTAAAAGTACATCCTAATGGTAAGGAAGAGGCCAAAACTTGGGTCGTGAATCCGGAAATGCCAATTCCTGCAGAGGTCACAGCTATTCATGGAATTTCAGATGCTGATGTTGCGGATAAACCCACTTTTAAAGAGTTATCTAAAGAAATCTATAATCTCATTAAAGATTCTGATTTGGGTGGATTTAATTCTAATCGGTTCGATATTCCACTATTGGCAGAAGAAATGTTGCGTGCAGAAGTTGATTTCGATATGAAAAACACACAATCTGTAGATGTTCAAACCATTTTTCACAAAATGGAACAGCGTACTTTAGTGGCTGCCTACAAGTTTTACTGCGATAAAGACTTAAGTGATGCACACAGCGCAGAGGCAGATACCAAAGCGACTTATGAAGTGTTGAAAGCACAATTAGATCGCTATGAAGATTTAGAAAACGACACTAAGTTTTTAGCAGAATTCAGCTCACGTAAAAAATTCGCGGATTTCGCAGGGTTCTTGGTATTTAATAAAGAAGGGGAGGAATGTTTTTCTTTCGGTAAGCATAAAGGAAAGCGAGTAGTAGATGTGTTGGACAAAGAGCCTGGTTATTTTGGGTGGTTGCTGAATGCTGATTTCCCATTGTACACTAAGAAGGTTTTGACTGCCATAAAGTTGCGTCAGTTTAATAATAAGCTCAGTTAG
- a CDS encoding fumarylacetoacetate hydrolase family protein → MKLICIGRNYTDHINELKNEKPTDPVIFLKPDTSILLKKQPFFIPDFSDDVHYEVEVLVKISKVGKYIDKKFAPKYYDQIGLGIDFTARDLQAQLKAKGLPWEKAKAFDGAAVVGKWLPKSSFENVDHINFRLERNGAIVQNANTELMLWKIDEIIEYVSKYFTLKIGDIIFTGTPAGVGKVFADDQLKGYLESEEMFSIKIK, encoded by the coding sequence ATGAAACTAATCTGCATAGGTCGTAACTACACCGATCACATCAATGAACTAAAAAACGAAAAACCGACAGATCCAGTTATCTTTTTAAAACCGGATACTTCGATTTTGTTAAAGAAACAACCATTTTTTATTCCAGATTTTTCTGATGATGTGCATTACGAGGTTGAAGTTTTGGTAAAAATCAGTAAAGTAGGGAAGTATATCGATAAGAAATTTGCACCTAAATATTATGACCAAATCGGACTTGGCATAGACTTTACCGCAAGAGATCTTCAAGCGCAACTAAAAGCCAAAGGCTTACCTTGGGAAAAGGCCAAAGCCTTTGATGGCGCTGCTGTAGTTGGGAAATGGTTGCCAAAATCTAGTTTTGAGAATGTAGACCATATCAATTTCAGATTAGAAAGGAATGGAGCCATCGTTCAGAATGCAAATACAGAGTTAATGTTATGGAAAATTGATGAAATTATAGAATATGTGTCAAAATATTTCACTTTAAAAATTGGAGACATTATATTTACGGGCACACCAGCCGGAGTTGGTAAAGTTTTTGCAGATGATCAATTAAAAGGCTATCTTGAGAGCGAGGAAATGTTCTCCATAAAAATTAAATAA
- the ftsY gene encoding signal recognition particle-docking protein FtsY, with translation MSFFKKIFSSEKKETLDKGLEKSKTSFFSKLNKAVAGKSKVDDDVLDNLEEILVTSDVGVNTTLKVIERIEERVSKDKYLGTSELNQILREEIAALLSETKSGEETEYTIPELPKQADGSKTPYVLMVVGVNGVGKTTTIGKLAYQFKKKGLNVVLGAADTFRAAAIDQLQVWADRVEVPMIKQKMGSDPASVAFDAVKSGVNQNADVIIIDTAGRLHNKVNLMNELTKVKRVMQKVVSDAPHDVLLVLDGSTGQNAFEQAKQFTAATEVTSLAVTKLDGTAKGGVVIGISDQFQIPVKYIGVGEGIEDLQVFNKYEFVDSFFK, from the coding sequence ATGAGTTTTTTTAAAAAAATATTCTCCTCCGAAAAGAAAGAAACACTAGATAAAGGTTTAGAGAAATCTAAAACTTCGTTTTTCAGTAAACTAAACAAAGCCGTTGCAGGAAAATCTAAAGTCGATGATGACGTTTTAGATAATCTTGAAGAAATCTTGGTAACAAGTGATGTTGGCGTCAATACAACCTTGAAAGTTATTGAACGTATTGAAGAGCGTGTCTCAAAGGATAAATACTTAGGAACCTCTGAGTTAAATCAAATTCTGAGAGAAGAAATCGCAGCCTTATTGTCTGAAACCAAATCTGGCGAAGAAACCGAATATACAATTCCTGAATTACCAAAACAAGCTGATGGTTCTAAAACACCTTATGTACTTATGGTCGTGGGTGTCAATGGTGTAGGTAAAACTACGACGATTGGTAAATTGGCTTATCAGTTTAAAAAGAAAGGGTTGAATGTCGTACTTGGAGCAGCTGATACCTTTAGAGCTGCAGCCATAGACCAATTACAGGTTTGGGCAGATCGCGTAGAAGTGCCAATGATAAAACAAAAAATGGGATCAGATCCTGCTTCCGTAGCTTTTGATGCTGTAAAATCTGGAGTTAACCAAAATGCAGATGTTATAATTATTGATACAGCTGGTCGTTTGCACAATAAAGTGAACTTAATGAACGAGTTAACTAAAGTAAAGCGTGTAATGCAAAAAGTGGTCAGCGATGCACCTCATGACGTGTTATTGGTTTTAGATGGTTCAACCGGACAAAATGCCTTTGAACAGGCCAAACAATTTACAGCTGCTACAGAAGTAACGTCCTTAGCAGTAACCAAATTGGATGGGACAGCTAAAGGAGGCGTTGTGATTGGAATTAGCGATCAGTTTCAAATACCTGTAAAATATATTGGCGTAGGCGAAGGCATTGAGGATTTGCAAGTCTTTAATAAGTATGAATTTGTGGATTCTTTTTTTAAGTAG
- a CDS encoding Hpt domain-containing protein, giving the protein MSQHYKLHRVREMADNDEDFVAALAAAFLEEVPEDAERLRTAVPAKDYKEVYQAAHKMKPTIDLFELGVLDTLIEVQDWGKFEQTDKNIDQQLMTVLSAVDNAVNEIKADFGL; this is encoded by the coding sequence ATGTCACAACATTATAAATTACATCGCGTGCGAGAAATGGCTGATAATGACGAAGATTTCGTCGCAGCACTGGCAGCCGCTTTTTTAGAGGAAGTACCAGAAGATGCGGAACGTTTAAGAACCGCAGTACCAGCAAAAGATTATAAAGAAGTGTATCAAGCGGCACATAAAATGAAACCAACTATAGATTTGTTCGAACTTGGAGTTTTAGACACGTTGATCGAAGTACAAGATTGGGGAAAGTTTGAGCAAACGGACAAAAATATAGACCAACAACTCATGACGGTGTTATCTGCGGTAGATAATGCGGTCAATGAAATTAAAGCCGATTTCGGTCTTTAA
- the rpmG gene encoding 50S ribosomal protein L33 translates to MAKRGNRIQVILECTEHKTSGQPGTSRYITTKNKKNTPDRMEIKKFNPILKRMTVHKEIK, encoded by the coding sequence ATGGCAAAAAGAGGAAATAGAATACAAGTGATCTTAGAGTGCACAGAGCACAAAACTTCTGGTCAACCAGGAACTTCAAGATATATCACAACAAAAAATAAGAAGAATACGCCAGACCGTATGGAGATTAAGAAATTTAATCCTATCCTTAAGCGTATGACAGTTCATAAAGAAATTAAATAA
- the rpmB gene encoding 50S ribosomal protein L28, with product MSRVCELTGKKAMVGNNVSHAMNKTRRTFDANLIKKRFYIPSKEKWVTLKVSTSALKTINKIGIEAMLKEARAKGFYK from the coding sequence ATGTCAAGAGTTTGTGAACTTACTGGGAAAAAAGCGATGGTTGGAAACAATGTTTCTCACGCTATGAATAAAACAAGACGTACATTTGATGCTAATTTGATCAAAAAACGTTTTTACATTCCTTCAAAAGAGAAGTGGGTAACATTAAAAGTTTCTACATCTGCATTAAAGACTATCAATAAAATTGGTATCGAAGCGATGTTAAAAGAAGCTAGAGCAAAAGGATTTTACAAATAA
- a CDS encoding competence/damage-inducible protein A, translating into MQAEIITIGDEILIGQIVDTNSAFLGKEFNKVGISIYQITSIQDDKSHILKALKEAEENADIIIITGGLGPTKDDITKHTICEYFNDTLVEDKAVLANVEAIFSKYDIPLLEVNKQQALVPSQSKVLMNYNGTAPGMWLEKNGKVFVSLPGVPYEMKALITEQVIPKLRVQFKFPYIMHKTMLTYGLGESSLAERIEKWEDNLPNFIKLAYLPSLGRVRLRLSGKSFDRKMLEDEIQNQVNLVLPQIEDVFVGYEEDESIEAVIGKQLTIAGKTLAIAESCTGGRIAESFTAIAGASAYFKGSVVTYATETKVKLLNVSETDIQTHSVVSKEVAEAMAKNVRILFNSDYAISTTGNAGPSKGDSDAEVGTVWIAIATKDKVYSEVFNFGNHREKVIGRATNKAFEMLQKLFLKK; encoded by the coding sequence ATGCAAGCAGAAATCATTACCATTGGAGATGAAATTCTCATTGGTCAGATTGTAGATACAAATTCGGCATTTTTAGGTAAAGAATTTAATAAGGTCGGTATATCAATCTATCAGATAACCTCTATTCAAGATGACAAATCGCATATTCTAAAAGCCCTTAAAGAAGCTGAGGAAAATGCAGATATTATTATCATCACTGGAGGATTAGGACCTACCAAAGATGATATTACCAAACACACTATTTGCGAATACTTTAATGATACATTAGTTGAAGACAAAGCCGTTTTGGCAAATGTTGAAGCTATTTTTTCAAAATATGACATACCACTTTTAGAGGTTAATAAACAACAAGCCCTAGTGCCGTCACAATCAAAAGTATTGATGAATTATAATGGCACTGCACCAGGCATGTGGTTAGAGAAAAATGGAAAAGTTTTTGTATCGCTTCCTGGTGTACCTTATGAAATGAAAGCTTTAATCACAGAGCAAGTCATCCCAAAGTTAAGAGTGCAATTCAAGTTTCCTTATATTATGCACAAAACTATGTTGACATATGGTCTTGGAGAGAGTTCATTGGCAGAACGTATTGAAAAATGGGAAGATAATTTACCGAACTTTATAAAATTAGCTTATTTACCAAGTTTGGGTCGTGTAAGATTACGATTGTCAGGGAAATCTTTTGATAGAAAGATGCTCGAAGACGAAATTCAAAATCAAGTCAATTTAGTATTACCGCAAATAGAAGATGTATTCGTTGGTTATGAAGAAGACGAATCTATAGAAGCTGTAATCGGAAAACAATTGACCATAGCAGGAAAAACATTAGCCATAGCAGAAAGTTGCACAGGAGGGCGAATTGCGGAATCGTTTACAGCAATTGCAGGAGCTTCAGCCTATTTTAAAGGCAGTGTGGTCACTTATGCCACGGAAACTAAAGTGAAACTATTAAACGTTTCGGAAACGGACATTCAAACCCATTCTGTTGTTAGTAAAGAAGTGGCAGAAGCCATGGCAAAGAATGTGAGAATTTTATTCAATAGCGATTATGCCATAAGTACCACTGGCAATGCTGGTCCTTCAAAAGGAGATTCAGATGCTGAGGTCGGTACCGTTTGGATTGCTATTGCCACAAAAGATAAGGTTTATTCTGAAGTTTTTAACTTTGGAAATCATCGGGAAAAAGTCATTGGCAGAGCTACAAATAAAGCGTTTGAAATGCTGCAGAAACTTTTTTTGAAAAAGTAG